In Halococcus agarilyticus, a single genomic region encodes these proteins:
- a CDS encoding DedA family protein, producing the protein MLVGIPIEETATTLLAQYGLLALFVFMFLETSLLFPFVPSELVVPVAAAAIVDGPASFAAFVLVVMAGGTAGSLFAYYVFDAAHQPLVDRYGAYVRVSETDVARARRWFRRYGESSVFWSRLLPVARSVISIPAGIAGMHAGKFAAYSGIGSGLFAAGVAALVVTGREVLPSQLLLGWVTTVLDRAVAFALSNPALAVAAGGAGLFAVLATRNAVADRVSHR; encoded by the coding sequence ATGCTCGTCGGGATCCCCATCGAGGAGACGGCGACGACGCTGCTCGCTCAGTACGGCCTGCTCGCGCTGTTCGTCTTCATGTTTCTCGAAACCTCGTTGCTCTTCCCGTTCGTCCCGAGCGAACTCGTCGTTCCCGTCGCGGCCGCGGCGATCGTCGACGGCCCCGCGAGCTTCGCCGCGTTCGTGCTCGTCGTGATGGCGGGTGGGACGGCGGGGAGTCTGTTCGCGTACTACGTCTTCGATGCGGCCCACCAGCCACTCGTCGATCGCTACGGTGCGTACGTCCGGGTCTCCGAGACCGACGTCGCGCGCGCCAGGCGCTGGTTCCGCCGGTACGGCGAGTCGTCGGTGTTCTGGAGTCGACTCCTCCCGGTGGCCCGCTCGGTGATCTCGATCCCCGCCGGGATCGCCGGGATGCACGCCGGGAAGTTCGCGGCCTACTCCGGCATCGGGAGCGGGCTGTTCGCGGCCGGTGTCGCGGCGCTCGTCGTCACCGGACGGGAGGTGCTGCCGTCGCAGTTGCTTCTCGGATGGGTCACGACCGTGCTCGACCGCGCCGTTGCGTTCGCGCTCTCGAACCCCGCTCTCGCGGTCGCCGCCGGCGGCGCGGGGCTGTTCGCCGTACTGGCCACCCGGAACGCCGTCGCTGACCGCGTTTCGCACCGATGA